A single Acidobacteriota bacterium DNA region contains:
- a CDS encoding protein kinase, with protein MTPERWRQADELVLAALARPAEARAMFLTDACADDAELEQEVASLLQYHQRLDGFLSQPPLGAMAEAVVSGQMERAGQTLGRYQITCALARGGMGEVYLARDIELGRRVALKLLPEKFTQDPDRVNRFRQEARAASALNHPNILTIYEIGVVEGVHFIASEFVEGQTVRALIHDRELKLGTALDLAIQTAGALAAAHQAGIVHRDIKPENLMRRPDGFVKVLDFGLAKLNERLPVTNSPVAGFPTIETQSGIVLGTVSYMSPEQARGLEVDARSDLFSLGVVLYEMIAGCQPFNGATTSDVLAALLTAEPPALARFVPAVPTELQRIVSRALAKERDERYQTASALNDDLKQLKDELSLRAQLRRKTDSNEQATLELPLGAAPQPTAQPQTGQPTRTNAVGVAHRASELRAGFFHQFNNPRRLAWLALAVLLTMVAALGFRQFFHSAHQAAPINTLAVLPFTNALNDPQMDYLTDGITEGIIDNLSLVAPLQVLARGTVYSYRDRNKERELDPRQAGETLHVGVVVLGRVQRQGEHLLIRAELVDTSNGALLWSEQYPRSQADLLAVQGEITREISNKLRLRLSGEQQRQLAQRHTSDSEAYQLYLLGHHFYLRGGRANLERARDYYNQAIARDSGYALAYAGIADFYATASAQFYAPDEAMPKAREAAHTAVRLDDLLPEAHYALASVLNSDWEWAGAEREFRRAIELNPNYVLAYSRYASHLSVRGRFDEALRAARRAQELDPLELRAGLALGFAFFFGHRLDEAAAQYRQALDLSGSNAARVYLGRVFAAQGKSAEALAEFRQAATLDQQPSYRAWLAYGYALNGQRAEALTLLRDLEMQSQHERISPAYLARIYLGLGDKKRALDWLQKSYDEHSDHVLNLGHDPVYDPLRDEPRFQALLRGIGLAP; from the coding sequence ATGACTCCTGAACGATGGCGACAAGCTGATGAATTGGTGCTGGCCGCGTTGGCGCGTCCGGCGGAAGCGCGCGCGATGTTTCTGACCGATGCCTGTGCGGACGACGCGGAACTGGAACAGGAGGTCGCATCGTTGTTGCAGTATCATCAGCGGTTAGACGGTTTCCTGAGCCAGCCGCCGCTGGGCGCGATGGCTGAAGCAGTTGTCTCCGGCCAGATGGAGCGCGCAGGTCAGACGCTGGGTCGCTATCAAATCACATGCGCGCTCGCACGCGGCGGCATGGGCGAGGTTTATCTGGCGCGCGATATTGAACTGGGTCGCCGCGTGGCGCTCAAGTTGTTGCCCGAAAAATTCACTCAGGACCCGGACCGCGTCAACCGCTTTCGTCAGGAAGCACGCGCCGCCAGCGCGCTCAACCACCCAAACATCCTGACGATTTACGAAATTGGCGTGGTCGAAGGCGTACATTTCATTGCCAGCGAATTCGTCGAAGGCCAAACGGTGCGCGCGCTGATCCATGACCGTGAGTTGAAACTGGGCACGGCGCTCGACCTCGCGATTCAAACGGCGGGCGCGCTGGCGGCGGCGCACCAGGCAGGTATCGTTCATCGCGACATCAAGCCTGAAAATCTGATGCGGCGTCCCGACGGGTTTGTGAAAGTGCTGGATTTCGGGCTGGCGAAATTGAACGAACGTTTGCCCGTCACCAACAGTCCCGTGGCGGGATTTCCGACCATCGAAACCCAATCGGGCATTGTGCTCGGCACGGTCAGTTATATGTCACCGGAACAGGCGCGCGGTTTGGAAGTGGATGCGCGCAGCGATCTGTTCAGCCTCGGCGTGGTGCTGTACGAAATGATCGCGGGCTGCCAACCCTTCAACGGCGCAACGACAAGCGATGTGCTTGCGGCCTTGCTCACTGCCGAACCTCCTGCGCTGGCGCGATTCGTTCCGGCTGTCCCCACCGAATTGCAACGCATTGTCAGCCGCGCACTCGCCAAAGAACGAGACGAGCGTTATCAAACCGCCTCAGCCTTGAACGATGACCTCAAGCAGTTGAAAGATGAGTTGTCTTTGCGCGCGCAATTGCGGCGCAAAACCGACAGCAACGAACAAGCCACGCTCGAACTCCCGCTCGGCGCAGCACCGCAACCGACGGCGCAACCACAAACCGGCCAGCCGACCCGCACAAATGCGGTCGGCGTTGCGCATCGCGCCTCTGAGTTGCGTGCCGGGTTCTTCCATCAATTCAACAACCCGCGCCGGTTGGCTTGGCTGGCGCTGGCAGTGTTGCTCACAATGGTCGCCGCGCTGGGATTCAGGCAATTTTTCCACTCTGCGCATCAAGCTGCGCCCATCAACACGCTGGCCGTGCTCCCATTCACCAATGCGCTCAATGATCCGCAGATGGATTACCTGACCGACGGCATCACAGAAGGCATCATTGACAATCTTTCACTGGTTGCGCCGTTGCAAGTGCTGGCGCGCGGAACGGTTTACAGTTACCGCGACCGTAACAAAGAGCGCGAACTTGACCCGCGCCAGGCGGGCGAAACCTTGCATGTTGGCGTCGTCGTGCTGGGCCGGGTGCAACGCCAGGGAGAACACCTTCTCATCCGCGCCGAATTGGTTGACACGTCCAACGGCGCGTTGCTGTGGAGCGAGCAATACCCGCGCTCGCAGGCTGATTTGCTGGCGGTGCAAGGCGAAATCACGCGCGAAATTTCCAACAAGCTGCGACTGCGCCTGAGCGGCGAGCAACAACGCCAACTTGCCCAGCGGCACACATCCGACAGCGAGGCGTATCAACTTTATCTGTTGGGTCATCACTTTTATCTGCGCGGCGGGCGCGCGAATCTTGAACGGGCGCGGGATTATTACAACCAAGCCATTGCGCGCGACTCAGGCTACGCGCTGGCTTACGCGGGCATCGCTGATTTTTATGCGACGGCTTCGGCCCAGTTTTATGCGCCGGACGAGGCCATGCCCAAAGCCCGCGAGGCTGCACACACGGCCGTACGGTTGGACGACCTGTTGCCCGAAGCGCATTACGCGCTGGCTTCAGTTTTGAATTCCGATTGGGAATGGGCAGGAGCCGAACGTGAATTTCGGCGTGCGATTGAACTGAATCCCAACTATGTGCTTGCTTACAGTCGTTATGCCAGCCATTTATCGGTTCGAGGACGCTTTGACGAAGCCTTGCGCGCGGCGCGGCGAGCGCAGGAATTGGACCCTCTCGAACTGCGCGCAGGCCTGGCGCTTGGGTTTGCTTTTTTCTTCGGACACCGGCTGGACGAAGCGGCTGCTCAATATCGCCAGGCGTTAGACCTCAGCGGCAGCAATGCTGCCCGTGTCTATTTGGGGCGCGTCTTCGCGGCGCAAGGCAAGTCTGCGGAGGCGCTGGCGGAATTTCGCCAGGCCGCGACGTTGGATCAGCAGCCGTCATACCGTGCCTGGCTGGCCTATGGCTACGCGCTCAACGGCCAGCGCGCCGAAGCGTTAACGCTATTGCGGGACTTGGAGATGCAGTCTCAGCACGAACGTATTTCCCCTGCCTATTTGGCGCGCATCTATTTGGGCTTGGGCGACAAGAAACGAGCACTCGACTGGTTGCAAAAGAGCTACGACGAACATTCCGATCACGTGCTGAATCTCGGCCACGATCCGGTTTACGATCCCCTGCGCGACGAGCCGCGCTTTCAGGCATTGTTGCGCGGCATTGGTTTGGCGCCGTGA
- a CDS encoding sigma-70 family RNA polymerase sigma factor produces MAASPKNLTQLLRAWSEGDQAALDELMPLIYQELKRIAAHYLRRERLAHTLQTTALVNEAYLKLAACDETEWNGRAHFFGAAAQAMRRILVDHARKRNNLKHGGEVLKVSLAAATEQSDEGALDLVALDDALQDLAKFDPRKSRVVELRYFGGLSVAEAAFVLGVSEITVMRDWNNARAWLLRALSQHEHSTTKQ; encoded by the coding sequence ATGGCTGCATCGCCAAAAAACCTGACGCAGTTGCTGCGCGCGTGGAGCGAGGGAGACCAGGCGGCGCTGGATGAGCTGATGCCGCTGATCTACCAGGAGTTGAAACGCATCGCCGCGCATTACCTGCGGCGCGAACGGCTCGCGCATACGCTGCAAACGACGGCGCTGGTCAACGAAGCGTATTTGAAACTGGCGGCTTGCGACGAGACGGAGTGGAATGGGCGCGCGCATTTTTTCGGCGCGGCAGCCCAGGCGATGCGACGCATCCTGGTGGATCACGCGCGCAAACGAAATAACCTCAAACACGGCGGCGAAGTCCTGAAAGTTTCGCTGGCCGCCGCAACCGAGCAATCCGACGAGGGCGCTTTGGATCTGGTGGCGCTCGATGACGCTTTGCAGGATTTGGCGAAGTTCGATCCGCGCAAATCCCGCGTGGTGGAATTGCGGTATTTCGGCGGCCTGAGCGTCGCCGAAGCCGCCTTTGTGCTGGGCGTTTCGGAAATTACGGTGATGCGGGATTGGAACAACGCCCGCGCCTGGTTGCTGCGCGCGCTGAGCCAACACGAGCATTCGACGACAAAGCAATGA
- a CDS encoding putative Ig domain-containing protein, which yields MIKRNDFTPRKNKLRQAIWLVCALAMAFGALRFGAFRRVAAHEQSTLHDAEAIARLNQQGAYDSLAAAIQAARSSQASLATVTTSASNALSSQTQTAKVMGGGVPHLDSQFGYSVALSGDTAVVGAPFDTVDTSTEIGVVYVFVRNSFGYWYQQAALTANDAADQDEFGLAVSISGDTIAVGAPMDDVGTHTNQGSVYIFTRTGTTWAQQWRINAIGGTSYDQFGNSVSLDGNTVLVGTGQIQTAYAFVRTGGLWTQLPQTLVAPIPQYGDGFGSAVAFRNNIALVGAPNRTVNGNTKRGTAYVFARSGFTWTVQQIIAPDGTADANFGSSVALNENATMLIVGAESANVSPGTKQGAAYVFELINGSWVFRQRLTADDGATDDWFGYTVAIEGNAILVGAPRKNNWVGTAYRFVRGSIFWTQDQKLAASDVNGNRYFGFAVALNNGRSLIGATDVPDPIYSIHVGAAYIFEDAPPLTITPGSLPNGYVGTHYDKMLTASGGFAPYTFSFGSGTLPPGMSLGSSGWVSGVPSGTGSFNFSVLVTDDRGYVGTQSYTLTIQNCPAVTIAPASLPAGTQGAAYNQTLTASGGVAPYSFHIMSGTFPAGMTYAANGTMSGTPTASGVFNFTVKATDANGCFGTRSYTLTINQGGGASANNLQFYPLAHPVRLLDTRVGFTGCDSPGAKITGGTSRTQTAAGRTCDGLTIPANAAALVGNATSVQSGGGYFTLYPSDIAKPNSANSNYAANQILNSLFTVRLGANDGAFKIFVSTDTDIVVDITGYYAPSSATGLYFHPLPKPVRLLDTRPGASACFAPGAALQGNTDASQVGTTTCDSVLIPAGAMALTGNATTVSPQANGFLTLYPSDAARPLIASANFQPGVNLNSPFMVGLSPSGQFNIYVASTTDLVIDVTGYYSTQMSDSNGQGLLFNALSGPSRLLNTQAGQTACYTPNAPMTGGTSYTQAATGACSNVPATAQAVVGNATTMNAVANGYLTFWPSDASQPLIATSNYRTGITCNRHFTVGLGTDGAFKRYAASTTDLVVDLVGFFAP from the coding sequence ATGATCAAGAGAAACGATTTCACCCCACGAAAAAACAAACTGCGCCAGGCGATATGGCTTGTCTGCGCATTGGCGATGGCTTTTGGTGCTCTGCGGTTCGGCGCGTTCAGACGCGTGGCCGCCCATGAGCAAAGCACGCTGCACGACGCGGAAGCCATTGCACGATTGAATCAACAAGGCGCGTATGATTCGCTGGCCGCAGCCATTCAGGCCGCGCGAAGTTCGCAGGCTTCGCTTGCGACGGTCACCACGAGCGCCAGCAATGCATTGTCCAGCCAGACGCAAACCGCCAAGGTGATGGGAGGTGGAGTTCCACACCTGGATAGCCAGTTCGGCTACTCGGTGGCATTGAGCGGGGACACCGCCGTCGTCGGCGCGCCATTCGACACTGTGGACACCAGCACAGAAATCGGCGTGGTTTACGTCTTTGTGCGAAACAGTTTCGGTTACTGGTATCAACAGGCGGCGTTGACGGCAAACGACGCCGCAGATCAGGATGAATTCGGTCTTGCGGTATCCATCAGCGGCGACACCATTGCAGTGGGTGCGCCTATGGATGACGTCGGCACTCACACAAATCAAGGTTCGGTTTATATCTTCACGCGCACAGGCACGACATGGGCGCAACAATGGAGAATCAATGCTATTGGCGGCACCTCCTACGATCAATTTGGAAACTCTGTGTCGCTTGACGGCAATACAGTTTTGGTCGGCACTGGTCAGATTCAAACGGCCTACGCTTTTGTGCGGACAGGCGGTCTTTGGACGCAACTGCCGCAAACGTTGGTGGCCCCAATTCCCCAATACGGTGACGGATTTGGCAGTGCGGTTGCGTTTCGGAACAACATTGCGCTGGTTGGCGCGCCCAATCGCACCGTAAATGGAAACACAAAGCGGGGCACGGCTTACGTTTTCGCACGATCAGGCTTTACCTGGACGGTGCAGCAGATCATCGCTCCCGATGGCACGGCCGATGCAAACTTTGGCTCTTCGGTCGCGCTCAATGAAAACGCGACGATGCTGATTGTTGGAGCCGAATCCGCCAACGTCAGCCCAGGGACCAAGCAGGGAGCGGCGTATGTCTTCGAGTTGATCAATGGAAGCTGGGTGTTCCGACAAAGACTGACAGCCGATGATGGCGCGACCGACGACTGGTTCGGCTATACAGTCGCCATCGAAGGCAATGCGATTTTGGTTGGCGCACCTCGCAAGAATAATTGGGTGGGAACCGCGTACAGATTCGTGCGCGGCAGCATTTTCTGGACACAGGATCAAAAGTTGGCTGCGAGCGATGTAAATGGGAATCGCTATTTTGGGTTTGCCGTTGCCCTGAACAATGGCAGATCGCTGATCGGGGCAACCGATGTTCCTGATCCCATTTACTCAATTCATGTCGGCGCAGCCTACATCTTTGAAGACGCTCCACCCCTAACCATTACGCCTGGCTCATTGCCCAACGGTTATGTCGGTACGCATTACGACAAAATGCTGACAGCGAGCGGTGGTTTCGCGCCGTACACTTTCAGTTTCGGCTCTGGCACATTGCCGCCGGGAATGAGCTTGGGGTCGAGTGGCTGGGTTTCGGGAGTGCCTTCCGGCACAGGCTCATTCAATTTCTCCGTCTTGGTCACTGATGACCGCGGTTATGTCGGAACGCAAAGCTACACACTGACCATTCAGAACTGCCCAGCGGTGACGATTGCGCCAGCTTCGCTGCCTGCGGGCACGCAAGGCGCGGCGTATAACCAAACGTTGACAGCAAGCGGCGGCGTTGCGCCGTACAGTTTCCACATTATGAGCGGAACGTTCCCGGCGGGGATGACTTATGCTGCGAACGGCACGATGTCTGGCACGCCGACCGCGAGCGGCGTGTTCAACTTCACAGTCAAAGCGACTGACGCGAACGGTTGTTTCGGCACACGTTCTTACACACTGACGATCAACCAGGGCGGTGGAGCGAGTGCGAACAACTTGCAGTTTTATCCCTTGGCTCATCCGGTGCGCTTGCTGGATACGCGTGTCGGATTCACGGGCTGCGATTCTCCCGGAGCCAAAATTACGGGCGGGACTTCGCGGACGCAGACTGCGGCAGGCAGGACGTGTGACGGCTTGACGATTCCGGCCAACGCTGCCGCGCTCGTCGGCAATGCGACTTCCGTGCAATCCGGTGGAGGTTATTTCACGCTGTATCCCAGCGATATTGCCAAACCGAACTCGGCGAACTCCAACTATGCTGCGAATCAGATTTTGAACAGTTTGTTTACGGTTCGCTTGGGAGCAAACGACGGCGCGTTCAAAATCTTTGTCTCGACCGATACGGACATTGTCGTAGACATCACGGGCTACTACGCGCCGTCATCAGCGACGGGCTTGTACTTCCATCCATTGCCAAAGCCTGTCCGACTGCTCGACACGCGACCTGGAGCGTCAGCTTGTTTCGCGCCCGGCGCAGCGCTGCAAGGCAACACTGATGCGTCACAGGTCGGGACGACAACCTGCGATAGCGTATTGATTCCGGCGGGCGCGATGGCATTGACCGGCAACGCCACGACGGTCAGTCCCCAAGCCAACGGCTTTTTGACCTTGTACCCTTCGGACGCGGCTCGCCCGCTGATTGCCAGCGCAAACTTTCAGCCGGGCGTGAATCTCAACTCGCCGTTTATGGTGGGGCTGTCGCCAAGTGGTCAATTCAACATCTATGTCGCGTCCACGACGGACCTGGTGATTGATGTGACGGGTTACTACAGCACGCAGATGAGCGACTCGAACGGCCAGGGCTTGTTGTTCAACGCGCTGAGCGGGCCGTCGAGGCTGCTCAATACACAGGCAGGACAGACGGCTTGCTACACGCCGAACGCGCCGATGACGGGAGGCACAAGCTACACGCAAGCTGCAACTGGAGCGTGCTCGAACGTTCCGGCAACCGCGCAGGCGGTAGTGGGCAACGCGACGACAATGAACGCAGTGGCGAATGGTTACCTGACGTTCTGGCCGAGCGATGCGTCGCAACCATTGATCGCGACATCGAATTATCGAACGGGGATCACCTGCAACCGGCATTTTACGGTGGGGTTGGGAACGGACGGCGCATTCAAACGCTATGCCGCGAGCACGACGGATCTGGTGGTGGACCTGGTTGGCTTCTTCGCGCCGTAA